One genomic region from Cucumis melo cultivar AY chromosome 9, USDA_Cmelo_AY_1.0, whole genome shotgun sequence encodes:
- the LOC103498560 gene encoding uncharacterized protein LOC103498560 — protein sequence MALFFSISKLHLQPNINMPLPDQTHTNSPSPVPSIPSLRREDSPNPMDFNPFATVPSIVTAADVSLPFETDWFSDSDSESDRDVNCFVTDLFENRSFTDPLHDHDRGLDSVLDPFTHSVNDLGVSGFEDSGEIVSNYIEELWSTFGVESDTRVSEVDVSMQIADSITTGLRVVDVDSDSDSDPGMIGALQLVTGDDVENDGNWVESSNPVSDTFNFCFQGQRISYEDFEWEEIEERVDEREISSVVVDRAEELSLASGFSNEEEPGEEAGRWEILLVMNDIGRNNDAEAYIADQDDYMYAAEYDTLFGQFVENDNALKGSPPAAKSAVENLPLVELKTENTLAEEVVVCAVCKDKFSMEEKVRKLPCGHYYHDDCILPWLNIRNTCPVCRHELPTDDPDYERRQSQRGSGGLQSDLQVRYNFELIA from the coding sequence ATGGCTCTTTTCTTCTCCATTTCTAAACTTCATCTTCAACCTAACATCAACATGCCTCTTCCCGATCAAACCCACACCAATTCACCGTCGCCGGTCCCCTCAATCCCTTCTCTCCGCCGTGAAGATTCCCCCAACCCCATGGATTTCAACCCTTTTGCCACCGTCCCCTCAATCGTCACAGCTGCGGATGTTTCCCTCCCTTTCGAGACCGATTGGTTTTCCGACTCGGATTCCGAATCCGACCGTGATGTTAATTGTTTTGTCACTGATCTTTTCGAGAATCGTAGCTTCACCGATCCTTTACACGATCATGATCGAGGTTTGGATTCTGTGCTGGACCCATTTACGCATTCTGTTAACGACTTGGGCGTTTCGGGATTTGAAGATAGCGGTGAGATTGTATCTAATTATATTGAGGAGCTGTGGTCGACGTTCGGTGTTGAATCTGATACACGGGTTTCGGAGGTGGATGTAAGCATGCAAATTGCGGATTCTATTACTACTGGCCTTCGTGTTGTTGATGTGGATTCGGATTCCGATTCTGATCCTGGGATGATTGGTGCTTTGCAACTCGTGACAGGGGACGATGTCGAGAATGATGGTAATTGGGTTGAAAGTTCCAATCCTGTCTCGGATACCTTCAACTTTTGTTTTCAGGGTCAGAGGATTTCGTACGAGGATTTTGAATGGGAGGAGATTGAGGAGCGGGTGGATGAAAGGGAAATTTCGAGCGTAGTGGTTGATAGAGCTGAAGAATTGTCTCTTGCATCGGGTTTTTCTAATGAAGAAGAACCTGGAGAAGAGGCGGGTCGATGGGAAATCCTATTGGTAATGAACGATATCGGAAGGAATAATGATGCTGAGGCGTATATAGCCGATCAAGATGATTACATGTATGCGGCAGAATACGATACCCTTTTTGGGCAATTCGTTGAAAACGATAATGCTTTGAAGGGTAGCCCGCCAGCAGCTAAAAGTGCTGTGGAGAATCTTCCTCTGGTTGAGTTAAAAACAGAGAATACCCTGGCAGAGGAAGTCGTTGTTTGTGCTGTTTGTAAGGATAAATTTTCAATGGAAGAGAAGGTGAGGAAGCTTCCCTGTGGTCACTATTACCATGATGATTGCATTCTTCCATGGCTGAATATTCGAAACACATGCCCTGTTTGCCGGCATGAGTTGCCAACAGATGATCCAGATTATGAGCGTAGGCAGAGTCAGAGGGGAAGTGGCGGCCTGCAATCGGATTTGCAGGTCAGGTACAATTTTGAACTTATAGCTTAA